Below is a window of Longimicrobiaceae bacterium DNA.
CTCCAGCGCCTCCATGAGCCGCAGTGCCACCCGCGCGTTGAGCGGCTCCTCCGCGGCCAGGCGGCGCCACCACGCCACGGCGGCCCGGGGGTCGCCCGCCGCCGCAGCGTCCTCCGCCAGCGCCTCCAGCACCTCCAGGTAGGCGCGGGCCAGCCCGTCGCGCACCCCCTCGGCCCAGCGGTCGAACTCCCCCGCCCCACCCAGGTGGAACCCGTTCAGAAACGGGCCGGCGTAGAGCTCCGCCGCGACGCGGCGGTCCCCCGCCTCCAGCGCCGCGCGGAAGCGCCCCACGTCGCTGTGCACCACGGCGGACCGGAGCTGCACGTCGTCGCCCAGGGAGACCAGCGCATCTTCACCCAGCTGCTTGCGAAGCGCGTGCAGGGCGACGTTCAGGAGGCGGCGCGCCGCGGCGTCGTCGCTCTCCGGCCAGAGATGGCCGATGAGGCGGTCGCGGCTCGCCTTCCCCTCGGGAGCGGTGGCGAGCAGCGCGAGGAGCGCCAGGCGGTGGCGCTGTGCGGCGGGGCCGGCGACCGGGCCCTCGGCGTTCACCAGCGAGGCGCCGCCGAACAGCTTCAGGGAGAGCATACCGCTGGGATGACGGCGAGTTGATCCGGGGAGGACGATGCGTTTATCCGTCCGCGCTAACATACCCCCACCCATCGCGGCGGGGCAAGCAACCGCGCCCGCTCGCGGCCCCTCACCGGACACAAGGAAGCACGAGATGAAGGCCAGCGTCGTGTGTGCAGCCGCCCTCTGGGCGCTCGCCGCCGCGTTCCTCCCCGCCGCCGCGCAGACGAGCGCAGACCCGTTCCCGGCCGACTCGCTCCAGGAACTCCGCAGGGCCGACGGCTCCCGGGAGGTCGGGCGCGTGGTGGAGGTCCGCGGCGACACGATCCGCTTCGAGACCATTTCGGGGGAGTTCCTGGACGTCAGGGGCCGCTTCGTCCGCGTCCGCCCGGTGCGGGGCCGCATCGTGGAGGGCGTGTTCTGGGAAGAGGACAAGCACACCACCCGCCTCTTCTTCGCCCCCACCGGCCGCACGCTGCGGGAAGGGGCGGGATACGGCGGCGTGTTCCTGTTCCTCCCCTTCGTCGGCTACGGGGCCACCGACGGCGTGACCCTCGCCGGGGGGATCCCGTGGATCGGCGGCTCGCTGCGGGACACGCCAGCCTGGATCGCCCCAAAGGTGCGGGTGCTCGACCGGCCCGGGGCCCAGGTCTCCACGGGGGTGTTCGCCATCCGCCTCCCGGGAGACAACGAGGAGTACTGTGCTCCCTACTGTGGCGAGCTGCGAGAGGCCGCCTGGCACGGGGTCGCCTACGCCGTGGGCACTTTCGGCAGCAGCGACGACGCGCTGCACGCCGGGGCCGGCGTCTACCGCACGAGCGGCCGCACGGAGGTCCCGGTGATGGTGGGCGGGGAGCGCCGCGTCAGCCGCAGGAACAAGCTGATCACCGAGAACTGGCTGATCCCCGGCGATGGCGGCGCGGGCTCGGTGGGGATCCGCCGCCTGGGCGACCGCTGGACGGTGGACTACGGGCTCATGTTCATCTTCGGGGAGGGGGCGGAGGACATGCCGTACTTCCCCATCCTCAGCTTCTCCTACGCGTTCGGAGGCGGCCGGTGAGCCGGCTCGTTGTCGGGCGGCGTCGGCGCGCCTATCTTCTCCGCGGAGGGCAGTCCACCTCGGCCCTTCCCACCCGCACACTTCCCCTGGTGAACCGATGATCGCCACCCTGCATGGGGCGCTTCTGCGCGCCGCCGGACGCGCCCTCCCGCTCCTCCTCCTCGCCGCCGCCGCGGCGCTCGCCCCCTCCCCCGCCGTGGCGCAGGTGCCGGAGCGGATCGCCGTGTCCGACACCCTGGTGGAGGTCCGCCTCTCCGACGGCTCCACCCTGTTCGGCCGGGTGGTGGAGGTGCAGGACGGGCGGATCGTGCTGGAGACGCAGGCGGGGGCGCGGGTGGAGCTGAGCCGCGCGCAGATCCGCTCCCTCCGCCCGGTCGCCGGCACCGTGCGCGGCGGGGTGGTGTGGGAGGACGACCCGCACGCGACCCGGCTCTTCTTCGCGCCCACGGGGCGGGCGCTGTCGGCGGGAGAGGGGTACTTCGGAGTGTACGAGCTGTTCTTCCCCTTCGTGACGTACGGGGTGACGAACCGCTTCACCGTGGCGGCCGGGACGCCGATCATCCCCGAAGCCATCGGCGAGTTCGCGTACGTGGGACCCAAGGTCCTCCTGGTGAGCGCGCCGCGGATGCAGCTCTCGGCCGGGGTGTTCGCCGGGTTCTTCGACGGGGGCACCGCCGGGATCGCGTACGGCGTCGGCACCTGGGGCGACCGGGACAACGCCTTCACCGCGGGCGCGGGGTGGGGCTTCACGGCCGGGGAGGGGAACGGCGACGTGTCCAACCGGCCGCTGGTGATGCTCGGCGCCGAGTCGCGCACCGGGCGGCGCACCAAGTTCCTGACGGAGAACTACTT
It encodes the following:
- a CDS encoding winged helix-turn-helix domain-containing protein → MLSLKLFGGASLVNAEGPVAGPAAQRHRLALLALLATAPEGKASRDRLIGHLWPESDDAAARRLLNVALHALRKQLGEDALVSLGDDVQLRSAVVHSDVGRFRAALEAGDRRVAAELYAGPFLNGFHLGGAGEFDRWAEGVRDGLARAYLEVLEALAEDAAAAGDPRAAVAWWRRLAAEEPLNARVALRLMEALE